A stretch of Lachancea thermotolerans CBS 6340 chromosome D complete sequence DNA encodes these proteins:
- a CDS encoding mitochondrial fission process 1 family protein (conserved hypothetical protein): MSAPTKSPSSEYAETHLPDSTDSSVRYAAYASRLRTIALASHRYVAYTSDIGESFRPVFSPLLVKLGYGVSWAYILGDVSYTAWVAKLQKEGRYREGLKPWDPVPPVDPNMVEKGTLEKLPDWKMVGLERMIFQSVASMGLPAFTIHSTVKYSGKWFNKAFPKNAALRTWGPIGLGLSVVPALPYIFDKPIERLLEQVFHPEHDKQE; the protein is encoded by the coding sequence ATGAGCGCGCCAACCAAATCTCCGTCTTCTGAGTACGCTGAAACTCATCTCCCAGATAGTACTGATTCCAGTGTTCGTTACGCTGCATACGCGAGCCGCTTGAGGACCATCGCCCTTGCGTCTCACAGATATGTGGCTTACACATCCGATATCGGCGAGTCATTCAGACCCGTGTTTTCGCCTCTTCTTGTCAAACTAGGTTACGGTGTTTCGTGGGCTTACATACTGGGCGATGTGTCTTACACTGCTTGGGTGGCAAAACTGCAGAAAGAGGGCAGATACAGGGAGGGGCTGAAACCTTGGGACCCTGTACCACCTGTGGACCCAAACATGGTCGAGAAAGGCACACTAGAGAAGTTGCCCGACTGGAAAATGGTCGGACTAGAAAGAATGATCTTTCAAAGCGTGGCTTCCATGGGTCTCCCAGCTTTCACCATTCACTCCACAGTCAAGTACTCTGGAAAGTGGTTCAACAAGGCGTTCCCCAAAAATGCAGCGCTAAGGACTTGGGGTCCCATTGGTCTCGGATTGAGTGTAGTTCCCGCGTTGCCTTACATTTTCGATAAGCCAATCGAGCGTTTGCTAGAGCAAGTGTTCCACCCCGAGCACGACAAGCAAGAGTAA
- the RPB8 gene encoding DNA-directed RNA polymerase core subunit RPB8 (highly similar to uniprot|P20436 Saccharomyces cerevisiae YOR224C RPB8 RNA polymerase subunit ABC14.5, common to RNA polymerases I, II, and III) has translation MSTTLFDDIFQVTEVDLGRYNKVSRIEAHSTSQEFLLTVDINTELFPVRVNDTLTVMLSSTLSIDGSETVQGGSWRAPQPGERSLADDYDYVMYGTAYRFEEVAGKKDLIAVYYSFGGLLMRLEGNYRGLSNLKQENAYLLVRR, from the coding sequence ATGTCTACCACGCTGTTTGACGATATCTTCCAAGTTACTGAGGTCGACTTAGGACGCTACAACAAAGTTTCGCGGATAGAAGCGCATTCCACGTCACAGGAATTTCTGCTCACCGTCGACATCAACACGGAGCTCTTCCCTGTCCGTGTTAATGACACCTTGACTGTGATGTTGTCATCGACTTTGTCGATCGACGGCTCAGAGACAGTGCAGGGTGGCTCCTGGAGGGCTCCACAGCCTGGCGAGAGATCGCTAGCGGACGACTACGACTATGTCATGTACGGGACTGCGTACCgtttcgaagaagttgctggcAAGAAGGACTTGATTGCCGTTTACTACTCGTTTGGCGGGCTTCTGATGAGACTAGAGGGTAACTACCGTGGTCTCAGCAACCTGAAGCAGGAAAACGCCTACCTATTAGTTCGCCGTTAA
- the ISU2 gene encoding putative iron-binding protein ISU2 (highly similar to uniprot|Q12056 Saccharomyces cerevisiae YOR226C ISU2 Conserved protein of the mitochondrial matrix required for synthesis of mitochondrial and cytosolic iron-sulfur proteins) has product MFRTLLARNSLGASARSVLRAPVPVTGAAVPRFVGNPVAQPARRAYHPKVIDHYTNPRNVGSLDKNLENVGTGLVGAPACGDVMKLQIQVNDDTGVIENVKFKTFGCGSAIASSSYMTELVRGKTLDVASQIKNTEIAKELSLPPVKLHCSMLAEDAIKAAIKDYRSKRKSTVLK; this is encoded by the coding sequence ATGTTCAGAACACTACTAGCAAGAAACTCGCTAGGGGCTTCGGCCAGAAGCGTTCTTCGGGCGCCCGTACCCGTAACGGGTGCAGCAGTTCCTAGGTTCGTGGGCAACCCTGTAGCGCAACCTGCGCGCAGGGCGTACCACCCAAAGGTCATTGACCACTACACAAATCCAAGAAACGTGGGTTCGCTTGACAAGAACCTCGAAAACGTCGGCACAGGGCTGGTGGGCGCACCTGCATGCGGTGACGTGATGAAGCTGCAAATCCAAGTTAACGACGACACAGGTGTTATTGAAAACGTTAAATTCAAGACCTTCGGCTGCGGGTCTGCCATTGCATCCAGCTCGTACATGACCGAGCTGGTACGTGGCAAGACCTTGGACGTTGCGTCGCAGATTAAAAACACCGAGATTGCCAAGGAGCTCAGTCTGCCTCCGGTCAAACTGCATTGCAGCATGCTAGCTGAGGACGCCATTAAGGCTGCCATCAAGGACTACAGATCCAAGCGGAAGTCCACGGTTTTGAAATAA